A region from the Vicia villosa cultivar HV-30 ecotype Madison, WI linkage group LG3, Vvil1.0, whole genome shotgun sequence genome encodes:
- the LOC131660103 gene encoding uncharacterized protein LOC131660103 yields the protein MSSIESQMEPLTSGASNRIIPVLKAFRGSLIFVYTFFLSFLLFVRRNRVAVPGSPKKNLKKRWLVREEEDTFRRRALAQDVGMGRDDGCCRWNTSIFYGVRNNGLFCRSWFPVFGDLKGIMIIIHGLNEHSGRYADFARQLTLCNFGVYAMDWIGHGGSDGLHGYVPSLDHVVADTGAFLESIKAENPGIPCFLFGHSTGGAVVLKAASHPQIEAMVEGVILTSPALRVKPSHPIVGAVAPIFSLVAPRFQFKGANKRGIPVSRDPAALVAKYSDPLVYTGPIRVRTGHEILRISSYLMRNFKSVTVPFFVLHGTADKVTDPLASQDLYNKAASEFKDIKLYDGFLHDLLFEPEREEIAQDIINWMEKRLFNNI from the exons ATGTCTTCCATCGAATCGCAGATGGAGCCACTAACGTCGGGAGCTAGCAACCGTATAATTCCGGTTCTGAAAGCGTTTAGAGGCTCGCTTATCTTTGTCTACACTTTCTTTCTGTCGTTTCTTTTGTTCGTGCGACGGAACAGGGTGGCGGTGCCGGGTTCGCCGAAGAAGAATTTGAAGAAACGGTGGTTGGTTAGAGAGGAAGAGGATACGTTTAGGAGAAGAGCGTTGGCGCAGGATGTTGGAATGGGTCGTGACGACGGTTGTTGCCGGTGGAATACTTCGATTTTTTATGGTGTTAGGAATAACGGTTTGTTTTGTCGTTCTTGGTTTCCGGTTTTTGGTGATCTTAA GGGAATTATGATCATCATTCACGGGCTCAATGAACACAG TGGAAGATATGCAGATTTTGCTAGACAGTTAACATTGTGCAACTTTGGTGTCTATGCAATGGACTGGATAG GTCATGGAGGTAGTGATGGATTGCACGGCTATGTTCCGTCTCTTGATCACGTGGTTGCAGACACA GGAGCTTTCTTGGAAAGTATTAAAGCTGAGAATCCTGGGATACCGTGCTTTCTCTTTGGTCACTCCACTGGAGGTGCTGTGGTGTTGAAA GCGGCGTCACACCCTCAAATTGAAGCGATGGTGGAAGGAGTTATATTAACCTCACCAGCGCTGCGTGTGAAGCCTTCTCACCCAATAGTTGGT GCTGTTGCTCCAATCTTTTCTCTGGTCGCTCCAAGGTTCCAATTCAAAGGAGCAAACAAAAGGGGCATTCCAGTTTCACGGGATCCAGCAGCCTTAGTAGCGAAGTACTCGGATCCTCTAGTCTACACAGGACCTATTAGAGTCCGAACTGGTCACGAAATACTGCGAATATCGTCATACTTAATGCGAAACTTCAAGTCCGTAACAGTACCATTCTTTGTCCTGCATGGAACTGCAGATAAAGTAACTGATCCATTGGCATCACAAGACTTGTACAACAAGGCAGCTTCTGAGTTCAAAGACATAAAGCTTTATGATGGCTTCTTGCATGACCTCTTGTTTGAGCCTGAACGTGAAGAGATAGCTCAGGACATTATCAACTGGATGGAAAAGAGATTGTTTAACAATATTTGA
- the LOC131654783 gene encoding lachrymatory-factor synthase-like, giving the protein MGEENKATKWEGKAIVEVRGTNEEIVWSVLEDFCNLHKWLPIDTCYKFEGVDGQPGVVRYCASTKKGTVKWFKEKLLTIDHVQRCLSYEIVGNNMGFKNYVAIMKVLPLKISDDEGVGCMIEWECVCDPVEGWSLQDLHSYIGNFLNFMANKIELSYSPLFK; this is encoded by the coding sequence ATGGGAGAGGAAAACAAGGCAACAAAATGGGAAGGTAAAGCCATTGTTGAGGTAAGAGGCACCAATGAGGAAATAGTATGGAGTGTGTTAGAAGATTTCTGTAACCTACACAAATGGCTACCAATTGACACTTGTTATAAATTTGAAGGAGTTGATGGCCAACCTGGTGTTGTTCGTTACTGTGCTTCAACCAAAAAAGGAACTGTTAAGTGGTTCAAAGAGAAGCTGTTGACAATAGATCATGTACAACGTTGTTTGTCATATGAAATTGTTGGTAACAACATGGGATTTAAGAATTATGTGGCTATAATGAAAGTGTTGCCGCTGAAAATCAGTGATGATGAAGGTGTAGGGTGTATGATTGAATGGGAGTGTGTTTGTGATCCAGTGGAAGGGTGGAGTTTGCAAGATTTGCATTCTTACATTGGAAACTTTCTCAATTTTATGGCAAACAAGATTGAACTTTCATACTCTCCACTCTTCAAATAA